From a single Couchioplanes caeruleus genomic region:
- a CDS encoding dihydrofolate reductase family protein → MGILTFSLNLTLDGCVDHQEGIADDETHASFTRLMDEHGAMLWGRVTYEMMEAFWPAVAHGDVEAPPALREWAVKLEAKPKYVVSSTRDDFPWANSHHIAGDLREGVQKLKDATPAGVLLGSGKLATELDRLDLIDEYRMLVHPRIAGHGPTLYQGGLPATRRLELLSAEPLRNGVVAMHYRRAR, encoded by the coding sequence ATGGGAATCCTCACCTTCAGCCTCAACCTCACCCTGGACGGTTGCGTCGACCACCAGGAGGGGATCGCCGACGACGAGACGCACGCCTCGTTCACCCGTCTCATGGACGAGCACGGGGCAATGCTGTGGGGCCGCGTCACGTACGAAATGATGGAGGCCTTCTGGCCGGCCGTCGCCCACGGCGATGTGGAGGCGCCGCCGGCCCTCCGCGAGTGGGCGGTCAAGCTGGAGGCCAAACCCAAGTACGTGGTGTCGTCGACGCGCGACGACTTCCCGTGGGCCAACAGCCACCACATCGCCGGTGATCTGCGCGAGGGTGTGCAGAAGCTGAAGGACGCGACCCCGGCCGGGGTCCTCCTCGGCAGCGGCAAGCTCGCGACCGAACTCGACCGGCTGGACCTGATCGACGAGTACAGGATGCTCGTCCACCCCAGGATCGCCGGCCACGGCCCGACGCTGTACCAGGGCGGACTGCCCGCCACGCGCCGGCTCGAGCTGCTCTCGGCGGAGCCGCTGCGTAACGGCGTGGTGGCCATGCACTACCGCCGCGCGCGCTGA
- a CDS encoding alpha-L-rhamnosidase C-terminal domain-containing protein, with product MRVGGPTVEHRADPLGVDAARPLLGWIVAAPGAQTGYRLEVSTTADGHADVWDSGRVTSAQSFLGATTMWEEWDAGSRSHDHAFLGTVDDWLHQSVAGIEPAAPGYARITVRPTPVGDLRHASAHVDSPRGTIFSSWRRTPKSFVLEVAIPAGAIATVHVPADRRGDVTRPPGATFIGMNGANATFTVPSGHHTFSAAIRR from the coding sequence CGATCCGCTGGGCGTGGACGCCGCCCGGCCGCTGCTCGGGTGGATCGTGGCGGCGCCGGGCGCGCAGACCGGGTACCGGCTCGAGGTCTCGACGACCGCGGACGGGCACGCCGACGTCTGGGACAGCGGACGCGTCACCTCCGCCCAGTCCTTCCTCGGTGCCACCACCATGTGGGAGGAGTGGGACGCCGGTTCACGCTCGCACGACCACGCCTTCCTCGGCACCGTCGACGACTGGCTCCACCAGAGCGTCGCGGGCATCGAGCCGGCCGCTCCCGGCTACGCCCGGATCACCGTCAGACCCACCCCGGTCGGCGATCTGCGGCACGCCTCGGCCCACGTCGATTCCCCCCGGGGCACAATCTTTTCAAGCTGGAGGCGTACGCCGAAAAGCTTTGTTCTCGAGGTCGCCATCCCCGCCGGGGCGATCGCCACGGTCCACGTGCCCGCGGACCGTCGCGGCGATGTCACCCGGCCGCCGGGAGCGACGTTCATCGGCATGAACGGCGCCAACGCCACTTTCACGGTCCCGTCGGGGCATCACACCTTCAGCGCCGCGATCAGGCGATGA